A genomic segment from Bos taurus isolate L1 Dominette 01449 registration number 42190680 breed Hereford chromosome 1, ARS-UCD2.0, whole genome shotgun sequence encodes:
- the LOC614129 gene encoding eukaryotic initiation factor 4A-II, giving the protein MSGGSADYNREHGGPEGMDPDGVIKSNWNEIVDNFDDINLKESLLRGIYAYGFEKPSAIQQRAISPCIKGYDVIAQAELGTGKTAAFAISILQQLEIEFKETQALVLAPTRELAQQIQKVILALGDYMGATCHACIGGTNVRNEMQKLQAEAPHIVVGTPGRVFDMLNRRYLSPKWIKMFVLDEADEMLSRGFKDQIYEIFQKLNTSIQVVLLSAIMPTDVLEVTKKFMRDPIRILVKKEELTLEGIKQFYINVEREEWKLDTLCDLYETLTITQAVIFLNTRRKVDWLTEKMHARDFTVSALHDDINQKERDVIMREF; this is encoded by the coding sequence ATGTCTGGTGGCTCTGCGGATTATAACAGAGAACATGGCGGCCCTGAGGGAATGGACCCCGATGGTGTCATCAAGAGCAACTGGAATGAGATTGTTGATAACTTTGATGATATAAACTTAAAGGAGTCTCTTCTTCGGGGCATCTATGCTTATGGTTTTGAGAAGCCATCAGCTATTCAGCAGAGAGCTATTAGTCCATGTATTAAAGGGTATGATGTGATTGCTCAAGCTGAGTTAGGTACTGGCAAGACAGCCGCATTTGCTATTTCCATCCTGCAACAGTTGGAGATTGAGTTCAAGGAGACCCAAGCACTAGTACTGGCCCCCACCAGAGAACTGGCTCAACAGATCCAAAAGGTAATTCTGGCACTTGGAGATTATATGGGAGCAACTTGTCATGCCTGCATTGGTGGAACAAATGTtcgaaatgaaatgcaaaaactgCAGGCTGAAGCACCACATATTGTTGTTGGAACACCAGGGAGAGTGTTTGATATGTTAAACAGAAGATATCTCTCTCCAAAATGGATCAAAATGTTCGTTTTGGATGAAGCAGATGAAATGCTGAGCCGAGGGTTTAAGGATCAAatctatgagattttccaaaaattaaataCTAGTATTCAGGtggtgttgctttctgccataatgccAACGGATGTGTTGGAAGTGACCAAAAAATTCATGAGAGATCCAATTCGAATTTTGGTGAAAAAGGAAGAATTGACCCTTGAAGGAATTAAACAGTTTTATATTAATGTTGAAAGAGAGGAATGGAAGTTGGATACACTTTGTGACTTGTATGAGACACTGACAATTACACAGGCTGTTATTTTTCTCAATACAAGGCGCAAGGTGGACTGGCTCACAGAGAAAATGCATGCCAGGGACTTCACAGTTTCTGCCCTGCATGATGACATCAACCAGAAAGAAAGAGATGTTATCATGAGGGAATTTTGA